A genomic region of Clarias gariepinus isolate MV-2021 ecotype Netherlands chromosome 23, CGAR_prim_01v2, whole genome shotgun sequence contains the following coding sequences:
- the wnk2 gene encoding serine/threonine-protein kinase WNK2 isoform X5 — MCPELISAHFDYFNGTPAMEAALTPELRDFRGDTEPAAARGGGASEPDCRSSARRRFIRTNLWFSESEDHGLETPECGDIISTGISRPVGNARRNRYRKSSSAGSPVRTESCTDPPERNGEAEQKQDPAAESAGGKHEHGHAEEEEDEEEEAGMTAVSTSPSGRFLKFDVELGRGSFKTVYKGLDTETWVEVAWCELQDRKLSKVDRQRFKEEAEMLKGLQHPNIVRFYDFWESPVKGKKCIVLVTELMTSGTLKTYLKRFKVMKPKVLRSWCRQILKGLHFLHTRTPPIIHRDLKCDNIFITGPTGSVKIGDLGLATLKRASFATSVIGTPEFMAPEMYEEHYNEAVDVYAFGMCMLEMATSEYPYSECQNAAQIYRKVTSGVKPASYTKVVVPEIKEIIGECICYHSGERYSIKDLLNHAFFAEDTGVRVELAEEDDGKKTSIALRLWVEDPKKLKGKYKDSGAIEFTFDLNKEVPEAVAQEMVDSGLFLDSDMKIVGRSIRDRVALIKWRRERTISRDKSETEKKITEDHAQNVPRDPSSKLAQSAIPSAPAEPGDHDTDSIAGPAAISDGLNNQHSVIYQSLSEPTTTSQKVLSPPAQLLTQLHHVTQSQLTTQLQQEVQNQIAAQLHSGAQPVAQFKQEIIQQFVEPQNSTVQLQQVAQQQHIAQLQQEAQQQPAIHPHHGAQQQQPAAQLLQGIQPQCMQQNPTVQQHHVVHQQPSVQCQQEAQQQAVAQLYHVPYQQSSTSIHQGAFLQTSVQLNQSLYQQSSPPTAKLPQTISAPATPAATAPQGQEFHLYLHSAAFLSQTLANLQPVVETTSDGQTHPQHLRQPASAMLGTAPSSQPQQSVHAAPLLQPLQISTKFSSPYSVMSVGTPARSEAVTFSPMAYSTPYPSSAPPVPPSYYSQSPVHVPLPATQNLSSIPLAGTPQTPVSAPLGTILGITLSPSLLQSQQQVYPSALPPESTLLQPQLTQSSIPLSHTLLQPLSSFSPQEPCISAPLAQTETLVHTHTEPTQIISLPHREESKQEFPAATCASTQKIISVMPLQPDGTQTTATAGESCSEPSNTHQIPETSFNPPVSDPSHEDPVPMPLPIHTCDSLNSDAASGKEMSDSYDGPISGGKGDGKPRKHHRKSARTRSRQEKTSKPKLSMLNVCDTGDKMVECQLETHNHKMVTFKFDLDGDAPEEIATYMVENGFILPTEKEIFIDQLKDIVDKAEDMLSEEIEGERPGALRDTPLQCSSSGGVGDEVRTSSLRGQKEGTPQPVYQQNVLHTGKRWFIICPVDEPSVSSEGATATPHTSGLSDGTAPSQAADSSTAQPVEHCTAPASTDSTGYATAPPSGGSDAHGFSPLSLTTIDPLSLVPLPATLPAQSVSGPITPIQGAQHVVDLASAASRADDVPCCPLVMPLALDAGVGAQRTSPVSPPLIQDTQGIVLQQPFASVGGAKPPSLPQSPATSQHHNAPNESDGEGRARVGFVDSTIKTLDEKLRNLLYQEYAPMHPSGSVAETPGSGTEYVQSPPGPESAAGGSGNSTPQIIGDGRIRAGEQLPQIPERVDSLSALSDSAVAVTVSKKPIMPHSTSCSSSRSRYKMTPGAPDFLSGTQRKQRSWSSTASPAHPGACFGERGINAEPKATFSVEDTDTTRRKHSSRNSAPPDFCLDPLSSLSEHGSLPRARTSISADVHTRFMSSDSGAESSPAKMVPPTPSRSERRGSDLMRRAVAFLRRSGRSSSVQSSDSPSRHGGTYGSYMSSDNESEMEDLDIKNELQRLREKHMQEISELQAHQRGEIELLYRRLGKAPPSGLNFASTVPPPGRRRRASKHKLRASKLLSPLVQQIRSVTKTTDSSKPAESAVSANGSPAKASEGASRSRSGTDTLPSSVSEPVQTQQPCSLKASLSSDNVCSGLQGEGAGVYSHPGQGWSPYLPASERVTYKSSSKPRARFLSGPVSLSIWTTLKRLCLGKERGNRPPCPPGASNHPQMPPGSTPPPRHPPVGLAQAQSNNSNNNNDLCPEELQRLVDTWNPKQPCLFTHSFRLRAQRATRGRTRSAEGVLPGSAAVTSASLLSFSWPRINSQTSEMTEPLLPLQDGFSVNDDHFGDFLASPVYITHWPAVSMALNQGGFMFSTVDSTWTRRSSPPEPFRSHDRTSTPMAPIM, encoded by the exons GACCGCAAGCTGTCGAAAGTGGACCGTCAGAGGTTTAAGGAGGAGGCGGAGATGCTGAAGGGTCTTCAGCACCCCAACATCGTCCGCTTCTACGACTTTTGGGAGTCTCCCGTCAAAGGAAAGAAGTGCATTGTCTTGGTTACGGAACTAATGACGTCAGGCACGTTAAAAAC GTACCTGAAGCGATTTAAGGTGATGAAGCCAAAGGTGCTGCGCAGTTGGTGCAGGCAGATCCTTAAAGGTCTTCACTTtctgcacacacgcacacctcccATCATCCACCGAGACCTAAAGTGCGACAACATCTTTATCACTGGCCCCACAGGCTCGGTTAAGATCGGGGACCTGGGTCTGGCTACACTCAAGAGGGCGTCCTTCGCCACAAGCGTCATTG GCACTCCTGAGTTCATGGCTCCCGAGATGTATGAAGAACACTACAATGAGGCTGTAGATGTCTATGCGTTTGGAATGTGCATGCTGGAGATGGCCACATCCGAGTATCCATACTCCGAGTGCCAGAACGCTGCGCAGATCTACCGCAAAGTCACCAGT GGTGTCAAGCCAGCCAGTTACACTAAGGTCGTTGTCCCCGAGATTAAGGAGATCATAGGGGAGTGCATCTGCTATCACTCAGGAGAAAG ATACTCCATTAAGGATCTGCTGAATCATGCCTTCTTTGCAGAGGACACTGGTGTCAGGGTAGAACTTGCTGAGGAAGATGATGGCAAGAAAACATCAATCGCGCTGAGGCTTTGGGTGGAGGACCCGAAGAAGTTGAAAGGGAAGTACAAAGACAGCGGTGCGATCGAGTTCACCTTTGACCTCAACAAGGAGGTACCGGAGGCAGTTGCACAAGAAATG GTTGACTCTGGATTGTTCCTGGATAGTGACATGAAGATTGTTGGCAGGTCAATCAGGGACCGTGTTGCTCTCATAAAATGGCGTAGGGAGCGGACCATCTCCAGGGACAAGAGTGAGACTGAAAAGAAGATCACTGAGGACCATGCACAGAATGTGCCTCGGGATCCCTCTTCTAAGTTGGCACAGAGTGCCATTCCCAGTGCTCCTGCAGAGCCTGGGGATCACGACA CAGACAGCATTGCCGGCCCTGCAGCAATCTCGGATGGTTTGAATAACCAGCACAGCGTAATTTACCAGTCACTGTCAGAGCCCACCACCACCTCGCAGAAAGTCCTCAGTCCACCAGCACAGCTCCTTACTCAGTTACATCATGTGACCCAATCACAGCTAACAACTCAGCTTCAACAGGAGGTCCAAAACCAGATCGCTGCTCAGCTGCACTCAGGAGCACAACCGGTGGCCCAGTTTAAGCAAGAGATCATACAGCAATTTGTGGAGCCACAGAATTCAACTGTCCAGTTGCAACAAGTGGCCCAGCAACAGCACATTGCCCAGTTACAACAAGAGGCCCAGCAGCAACCTGCTATACATCCCCACCATGGAGCTCAGCAACAGCAACCTGCTGCCCAGCTACTCCAGGGGATCCAGCCACAATGCATGCAGCAAAACCCCACTGTGCAGCAGCATCATGTGGTTCATCAGCAACCTTCAGTACAGTGCCAACAGGAGGCCCAACAACAGGCTGTAGCGCAGTTATATCATGTACCTTATCAGCAATCATCTACTTCAATACACCAAGGAGCCTTTCTGCAGACCTCTGTACAGCTTAACCAGAGTTTGTACCAGCAGTCTTCCCCA CCCACTGCTAAATTGCCTCAAACTATATCGGCTCCAGCAACCCCAGCAGCGACTGCACCACAAGGACAGGAG tTTCACCTCTATCTCCATTCTGCAGCTTTCCTGTCCCAG ACATTAGCAAATCTTCAACCGGTTGTGGAAACAACTTCTGATGGACAGACACATCCTCAGCATCTGCGTCAACCTGCTTCTGCTATGCTCGGCACTGCACCATCTTCTCAACCACAGCAAAGTGTTCATGCTGCACCCTTACTGCAACCGCTGCAGATATCCACTAAA TTCTCATCACCATACTCCGTCATGTCAGTGGGCACTCCTGCCAGAAGTGAGGCAGTGACATTTTCCCCCATGGCATATAGCACCCCCTACCCCAGTAGTGCTCCGCCAGTACCTCCATCCTACTACTCTCAAAGTCCGGTCCATGTCCCACTACCAGCCACACAGAACTTGTCCTCCATTCCCCTAGCTGGTACACCTCAAACCCCTGTATCTGCTCCTCTGGGAACTATCCTGGGCATAACCCTTTCTCCATCCCTCCTACAATCACAACAACAGGTGTACCCTTCTGCTCTTCCACCAGAGAGCACTCTTCTTCAACCCCAACTCACCCAGTCATCTATACCCCTTTCTCATACATTGTTGCAGCCACTGTCCTCCTTTTCTCCACAAGAGCCCTGTATCTCTGCACCACTTGCACAG ACTGAAACtctggtacacacacatacagagccAACTCAGATCATTTCTCTTCCACATAGAGAGGAATCCAAGCAAGAATTTCCTGCAGCTACTTGTG CAAGCACCCAGAAGATTATTTCAGTGATGCCTTTGCAACCTGATGGAACCCAGACAACAGCAACTGCTGGTGAAAGTTGCTCTGAACCCAGCAATACTCATCAAATCCCGGAGACATCATTCAATCCTCCAGTGTCTGACCCAAGCCATGAG GATCCAGTCCCCATGCCACTTCCCATCCATACATGTGACAG TTTAAATTCAGATGCAGCATCAGGTAAAGAAATGAGCGATAGCTATGATGGCCCCATCAGCGGAGGGAAAGGTGATGGGAAACCACGAAAACACCATCGCAAGTCTGCTCGGACACGCTCACGGCAAGAGAAGACCAGTAAACCCAAACTCAGTATGCTCAAT GTTTGTGATACAGGTGATAAAATGGTGGAATGCCAGCTGGAAACCCATAACCACAAAATGGTGACATTCAAGTTTGACCTGGATGGAGATGCACCAGAGGAAATAGCAACGTACATG GTGGAGAACGGCTTTATTCTACCAACAGAGAAGGAGATCTTCATTGATCAGCTGAAAGACATTGTGGACAAGGCTGAGGACATGTTGAGTGAGGAGATAGAGGGGGAGAGACCGGGTGCACTAAGGGACACTCCGCTTCAATGCAGTTCTTCTGGAGGAGTTGGGGATGAGGTGAGGACAAGT AGTTTGAGAGGACAAAAAGAGGGCACCCCTCAGCCTGTCTATCAGCAGAATG TGCTTCATACCGGTAAGAGATGGTTCATTATCTGCCCCGTGGATGAGCCGAGTGTGTCCTCAGAGGGCGCTACAGCTACACCCCATACCAGTGGACTGAGTGATGGCACGGCACCAAGTCAGGCTGCTGACAGCAGCACAGCACAGCCGGTGGAGCACTGCACTGCACCCGCTTCTACAG ATTCAACAGGCTATGCCACAGCTCCTCCATCAGGTGGCAGTGATGCTCATGGATTCAGCCCACTGTCTCTAACCACGATAGACCCTTTATCCTTGGTTCCACTTCCTGCCACCCTGCCAGCGCAGTCTGTCAGTGGCCCGATTACACCAATCCAAGGTGCCCAGCATGTGGTGGATCTTGCCTCTGCTGCATCCAGAGCCGATGACGTGCCCTGCTGCCCATTAGTCATGCCGTTAGCATTGGATGCAGGCGTAGGTGCTCAGCGCACCTCACCAGTGTCCCCTCCACTCATACAGGACACTCAGGGCATTGTACTACAGCAGCCGTTTGCATCTGTGGGTGGTGCCAAGCCGCCTTCGTTGCCCCAGAGCCCTGCCACATCTCAGCACCACAATGCCCCCAACGAATCAGATGGGGAAGGTCGGGCACGGGTGGGGTTTGTAGACAGCACCATCAAGACATTGGACGAGAAATTGAGAAATCTGCTATACCAGGAATATGCCCCCATGCACCCATCAGGCTCTGTGGCAGAGACGCCAGGGTCAGGAACAGAGTATGTGCAGTCTCCACCGGGACCGGAGAGTGCAGCAGGTGGATCAGGTAACAGCACACCCCAAATCATCGGAGATGGGCGCATCAGAGCAGGGGAGCAACTG CCACAGATTCCAGAGCGAGTAGACAGTCTGAGCGCACTCAGTGACTCTGCTGTTGCTG TTACAGTGTCAAAGAAGCCAATAATGCCTCACTCCACCTCCTGCTCAAGCTCCAGAAGTCGCTATAAG ATGACACCCGGTGCTCCTGACTTCCTATCTGGGACGCAGAGGAAGCAGCGGAGTTGGAGCAGTACGGCTTCTCCAGCACACCCTGGTGCCTGTTTTGGGGAACGAGGCATTAACGCTGAGCCCAAGGCGACCTTTAGTGTAGAGGACACCGACACCACACGCAGGAAACACAGCAGCAGGAACTCAGCTCCACCTGACTTCTGTCTGGACCCGCTTTCCTCCCTCAGCGAGCATGGTTCCCTGCCACGAGCACGCACATCCATCTCAGCAGACGTCCACACTCGCTTTATGTCTTCGGATTCTGGGGCCGAGAGCAGCCCAGCCAAAATGGTGCCCCCGACCCCATCTCGCTCAGAGAGGAGAGGAAGCGACCTTATGAGGAGGGCAGTGGCCTTCCTCAGGCGTTCGGGCCGCAGCAGCAGTGTGCAGAGCTCTGATTCGCCCAGCAGGCATGGTGGGACATATGGTTCATACATGAGCAGTGATAACGAGTCCGAGATGGAGGATTTGGACATTAAAAATGAACTGCAGAGACTGAGGGAGAA GCACATGCAGGAGATTTCAGAGCTACAGGCTCACCAGCGTGGGGAAATCGAGCTGCTGTATCGACGGCTGGGCAAAGCACCCCCTTCAGGCCTTAACTTCGCCTCAACAGTGCCCCCACCTGGACGCAGGCGCAGAGCCAGCAAGCACAAACTTCGAGCAAGCAAACTGCTTAGCCCTCTGGTACAGCAGATAAGAAGCGTCACCAAAACAACCGACAGCAGCAAACCTG CTGAGTCAGCTGTGAGTGCGAACGGCTCTCCAGCCAAAGCCTCGGAGGGTGCTAGCCGGTCTCGCTCGGGGACTGACACTTTGCCCAGCTCTGTATCAGAACCAGTCCAGACCCAGCAGCCCTGCTCCCTCAAGGCCTCTCTATCATCTGATAATGTCTGTTCTGGACTGCAGGGAGAGGGAGCGGGAGTGTACAGCCACCCAGGACAGG GCTGGTCTCCTTATCTCCCAGCATCTGAGAGGGTCACCTACAAATCCAGCAGTAAACCACGTGCTAGATTCCTGAGTGGGCCTgtttctctctccatct GGACGACGCTGAAACGGCTCTGCCTGGGTAAAGAACGTGGAAACA GGCCTCCATGTCCTCCTGGAGCATCTAATCATCCTCAGATGCCTCCAGGTTCAACTCCGCCACCACGCCACCCACCAGTGGGGCTAGCTCAAGCACAaagcaacaacagcaacaacaacaatgacctGTGCCCGGAGGAGCTGCAAAGGCTGGTGGACACGTGGAACCCCAAACAGCCTTGCTTGTTCACTCACTCCTTTAGGTTGAGAGCACAGCGAGCCACCAGAGGTAGAACCAGGAGTGCTGAAGGG gtGCTTCCAGGCTCAGCAGCTGTGACATCAGCCTCACTGCTTTCTTTCTCATGGCCCAGGATTAATTCCCAAACCTCTGAGATGACTGAGCCATTGCTCCCCCTGCAGGATGGGTTTTCGGTGAATGATGACCATTTTGGAGACTTCCTAGCTAGTCCAGTGTATATTACTCACTGGCCTGCGGTGAGCATGGCTCTTAATCAAGGAGGATTTATGTTCTCCACTGTGGATTCAACCTGGACCAGACGGTCCTCCCCACCAGAGCCCTTCAGATCCCATGACAGGACTTCCACACCCATGGCTCCCATCATGTAG